A single Paenibacillus kribbensis DNA region contains:
- a CDS encoding tetratricopeptide repeat protein — MIGKFLIFSLLWSLLGNPFLALLVLLIVIYVLDRSFVGVLPSISKPWKRRRNAARLRQQIALNTNDVAAKFDLARIWIESKKYHQALELLLEIQSRYEDSADYWNARRTAEVHTSHLEDGELHLLKALDINPRVQYGEPYLHLAAAFKEHDVNKSLHFLQQFQEIQSSSSEGYYLTGLMYRMLERKDEAAAAFNQSIAVYRSLPKYRKRSERKWAVRSLFRKLIG, encoded by the coding sequence ATGATTGGGAAATTTCTCATTTTTTCTCTACTATGGAGTTTGCTTGGCAACCCGTTTCTCGCGCTGCTTGTACTGCTGATTGTGATCTACGTATTGGATCGCAGCTTTGTGGGTGTACTGCCCAGCATCAGCAAGCCCTGGAAAAGAAGACGCAACGCGGCACGGCTGCGTCAGCAGATTGCGCTAAATACTAACGATGTGGCTGCCAAGTTCGATTTGGCTCGTATCTGGATCGAAAGCAAGAAATATCATCAGGCTTTGGAGCTTCTACTGGAAATTCAATCCCGTTATGAAGATTCCGCCGACTATTGGAATGCACGGAGAACGGCTGAAGTACACACGAGCCATCTGGAAGATGGTGAACTGCATTTACTGAAAGCACTGGACATTAACCCGCGGGTACAATACGGTGAGCCTTATTTGCATTTAGCCGCAGCTTTCAAAGAACACGACGTAAATAAGTCTCTGCACTTTCTGCAGCAATTTCAGGAAATTCAGTCCTCTTCCAGCGAAGGCTATTATCTGACAGGCTTGATGTACCGAATGCTGGAACGCAAGGATGAGGCCGCGGCAGCCTTTAACCAGTCGATTGCCGTCTATCGTTCTCTGCCCAAATACCGCAAACGAAGTGAGCGTAAGTGGGCTGTACGCAGCTTATTCCGTAAATTAATCGGCTAG
- a CDS encoding SRPBCC domain-containing protein, with protein sequence MSNNVISRVENDRVLVLERIFDAPHDLVFRMFKEPEHLKRWWGPKGWEIPVCNIDFRPGGVWHYCMKCVDQNQGQFYGMESWGKGVYKEIVEPEKIIYTDYFSDAEGNINESMPASLITMEFIDLGGKTKLVSRSEYATVEALKTVMDMGMLQGITETWNRLGELLESLNP encoded by the coding sequence ATGTCAAATAACGTAATTTCGCGCGTAGAGAACGATCGCGTCCTGGTGCTGGAGCGCATATTCGATGCGCCACACGATCTCGTATTCCGGATGTTTAAGGAGCCAGAGCATCTCAAGCGTTGGTGGGGACCGAAAGGCTGGGAAATCCCGGTCTGCAACATCGATTTCCGTCCAGGTGGCGTGTGGCACTACTGTATGAAGTGCGTTGATCAGAATCAAGGTCAGTTTTACGGCATGGAATCATGGGGGAAAGGCGTTTATAAAGAAATTGTCGAGCCGGAGAAGATCATCTACACCGATTATTTCTCAGACGCCGAAGGCAATATAAACGAGTCCATGCCAGCGTCCCTAATCACGATGGAGTTTATCGATCTAGGCGGCAAAACCAAATTGGTAAGCCGTTCTGAATATGCGACGGTAGAGGCCCTTAAAACCGTCATGGACATGGGCATGCTACAAGGAATCACCGAAACCTGGAATCGCTTGGGCGAGTTGTTGGAGTCACTTAACCCGTAA
- a CDS encoding ArsR/SmtB family transcription factor → MSGKGPGMDITALSALAEPNRMNIVELLRDGSLAVGEIADQLGIRQPQASKHLKVLSDSGIVEVRVDANRRIYTLRSEPFQELDSWVQSFRHLMEDRFDNLDNYLRELQNKEKP, encoded by the coding sequence ATGTCTGGCAAAGGTCCGGGAATGGATATAACGGCTCTGAGTGCTTTAGCTGAACCGAATCGTATGAATATCGTTGAACTGTTGCGCGATGGTTCTCTGGCCGTGGGCGAAATCGCCGATCAGCTGGGGATTCGCCAACCACAAGCGTCAAAGCACTTGAAAGTGCTAAGCGACAGCGGGATTGTGGAAGTGCGAGTCGATGCGAACCGTCGTATCTACACGCTCCGGTCTGAACCCTTTCAAGAGTTGGATTCTTGGGTGCAGTCCTTCCGGCATCTTATGGAAGATAGGTTTGATAACTTGGACAATTACTTGCGTGAACTGCAGAACAAGGAAAAACCATAA
- a CDS encoding VOC family protein — MINKIGQVMLYVNNQDESRDFWSEKLGFEVIAEETNGPMRWIEVAPKGAATSIVLHSKEFVAKMNPEMNLGAPSIMFYTENFDALYSDLKNRNIKVGDIVELPSGRVFNFADNEENYFAVSEKK, encoded by the coding sequence ATGATTAACAAAATTGGCCAAGTTATGTTGTATGTGAATAACCAAGACGAATCCAGAGATTTTTGGTCAGAAAAATTAGGATTCGAGGTCATTGCGGAAGAAACCAATGGTCCGATGAGATGGATCGAAGTCGCTCCTAAGGGTGCAGCAACTAGCATTGTTCTTCATAGTAAGGAGTTCGTTGCCAAGATGAACCCTGAAATGAATCTCGGAGCACCATCTATCATGTTTTACACGGAGAATTTCGACGCGTTGTACAGCGATCTGAAGAACAGAAACATTAAGGTTGGGGATATTGTGGAACTTCCCTCCGGCAGAGTCTTTAACTTCGCAGATAATGAAGAAAATTACTTTGCTGTATCGGAAAAGAAATAA